TTCCTCCCCGTGGCGCGAGGTTGCAATTCGGAGCCCGGCGTCCTCACGGCCGAGAGCTTCTGGGAGGTCCATGCGTTCGACGGCAAACCCGGGTGGGGCTTGGTCGACGATTTTCGCACGGACCGGACGTCGCGAAGAGATCCTGATGGTCACGCGCTCCCCCACATCGGGCGTCTCCATCGATGGAGGCACGATGAGGGAGATCGGGTGTTGCAGGCCGCAATTGACCCGAACGCGCCCGTCAGGTCCGACCTCGGTCACGATTCCCTGTCTTATCGACTCCGAATCGTCTGATTCGGAGCCGGTCTGTGTCGCGGTGCGAAGCGGGGGGAGAATGCCCGCATACTGCAACTCGTCTCGTTTCCCCCACGCCTCCTTGCGGAGGTAGGGGGGCGTTGCGGCGTACCGCAACACGGTCTCGACGAAGTCGCCTCCCCATCGATTCTCCCCTGCTTCGTCGGGGAAGATGGACACACGGTCCACGTTGAATATCGTGGCCGCGCGGGCGACGTAGCCGATTTTTCGAGTTGCCTCGCGTTTGTCCTCAGCCTCTCTGACGAGAGACGAGGGGACGAGGATGCTGACAGTCATACTGTCCGCATTCGCGCCTCGACACTAGACTGTGCCGATTGTACCGTATCCTGTGTTAAAAAGGCCTCGCTTCGTCTGTGGGCTTGTGAGGGCCTGACACTCACGTTTGTGAGACTTTCGAGGGGTCCGTGGTTCGCCCCGCCCTCACACGATTTCGTACCCGATTCGCAACTCTTTTATTCCATCCTCCTCCTCTATTCGAATGCAGTTGAACGCCCCAACAGGCACGCGCTGATAGTGTAGTGGTATCACGTGACCTTGCCATGGTCACAACCTGGGTTCAAATCCCAGTCAGCGCACTTCTACCGAGAACAAAACCGTGAGCGACGCAAGCGTCGCTCACACGTTCGTTCGAGGATGCAGGCGGTACACTGGTGATTTGAATCAGGGAGCGAGAGGTGAGCGAAGCGAACGGGAGCGACCGTGGTTCAAATCCCGAAGTGGTCTGCGACCGCTACGATGTTCGCGAAAACTCCGTTTTCGCTCACCTCCAATGCGGAGAAGCCGCATCGAGGCTCGCAATTCCGAAGGAATTGCTCACTTCCCGGCGAACAAGTTCGCCGACGTTCGTGAAAGCGCTGCTTTCACTCACTCCTAGTCAGCGCACTTCTTCAAATTCAAATCCCTCCCAACGAACCCTCACGCGTGAGCGTATTCGCTCGCGCGAGTCAAGATAACAATAAAGAGCCACGTCAGCCGAAGAAAAGCCCCACCCCGGGAAAAAGTCGCCTCAGTCGTCGTCGGCTTCCAGTGCGACTTCCTGTGGAATGCCGTCCACGGTCACGCCGCCGGTGAGTTGGCGGTACGGGTACGGCATGTCGATGCCTTCCTCGTCGAACCGTTCTTTGACGGCCTGGACGTATTCGGACCGCGTTTTCACGAAGTCGGCGCGGTTCGGGTTCTTAATCCAGAATCGGGACTGGAGACCGACGGCACTGTCGCCGAGTTCCGTGACGCGGACCGTCGTGCCGGGGTCGTCGAGGATGCTTTCGATTTTCTCGGCTTCTTCGATGATGATGTCCGTCGCCTGGTTAATGTCGTCCTCGTAGCCGATGCCGAAGACGAACTTCTGGCGGAGGGTGTCGAAGGCGACGGGGTTAATCAGTGGGTTGTTCGCGAGGTCGGCGTTCGGGACGGTGATGAGCTGGTTGTCGAACGTCTTGACGCGGGTGACGCGCAGGTCGATGTCCTGGACGCGACCGGCGTAGCCCTCCCACTCAATCCAGTCGCCGATTTCGAACGGCCGGTCTTTCAGGATGAACAGTCCGGCGACGAAGTTGCTGAGTAGGTCCTGTGCGGCGAACCCGAAGGCCAGCGCGAGCGCACCGCCGAGGGTGGCGAAGGCGGCGAGGAATGCGCCGAACCCGGCCACTGTGAACGCCACGGCGAGCGCGAAAAAGAGGGTGAGGACGCCGACCACCTTTTCCGCGAGGTTCGCGATGGTGTCGTCGAAGCCGCGTCTGTCCATCGCCCGGTTGGCGAGTGGCGCGAGGATGAATCTGCCGATGAGGTAGACGACGACGAACGCGAGGATGAACGCCGCTACTTTCCCGAACAGTTCGGTATATTCGGCGAATAATTCTCCTACTGTCGGAAACCCTGCTTGCAGTAGCATGAACGTGTATCCGTCGGCAAGGACGGAGACGGTAAAGTAGTTCCGGCCAGTTGTCACGTGGCTCAATCTTCGCGCGGCGACCACCATACTTCGACGCCGACGGTTCCGTCGCCGAGGTGGAGCGGCGAGCGTTCGGTGTCGGTCGTCACCGTGAGCGGCCGCGGGAAGGTGATTTGCTCGCCATCGACGGTGACGGTAATCTCCTCTACGTCCTCGCGTTCGAGGAGTTCCTCCAGTTCGGAGAGGCGTTCGGTGAGGGTCGAACGTTCGATATCCGACTGTTTTGCGAGTGGTTCAATGCCCCCGATGACGGGCTGGATGTTCACGTCTTTGCTCCGATTCGAGAGGACGGCGTTGATTGCCGCCCCGACGAGGATGACGAGACCGCTGAAGTAGAGCCACGTCAGGAGGATGATGATGCCCGCGACGACGCCGCCTTCGCCGTCGGTTCGGAACTCGGTGTAGAAGCGAAACAGCGTCTCGAACAGCGCGAGGCCGACGGCGGCAAAGGTGACGCCGGGCAAGACTTCTCGCACGGAGACGTCCGTGTCGGGGAAGATGTAGAACATGGGGAAGAAGGCGAGCGAGAGGCCGACGACGAGGATTCCTCGCTGGACGACCCACCGAACTGCGGGTGACCCAAACTCTGGCAGACTCGTCTCGACCCACCCGCCGACGAGCAGGGCGACGGCCACCGCTGCGAGGACGATGAGACCGTCGCTGAGCGAGTCAAAGAAGGTGTTCTCGGCCTCCGTCTCGTAGATGTCCGAAAAGGCGGTGTCGAGGCCGCGGAAGATGCGCAAGGTCCCCCAGATGAGCACGACGAGACCGAGGATGGAAACGCTCGTCGAAGCGCCTCCGGTCTGGAGTTCCTCGACGAGAATGTTTCCCGCGTTTTCGGTCAACACGGCTTGCATCAACCGCAGGAATCCGTCCTGAAGCGTCTGGTTACCGACCGTCGAGATGACGGCGGTGACGAGCAAGAGGAGCGGGAGCAGGGAGACGAAGGCGTGGTAGGCGATAGAGCCCGCCATAAACGTAATATTCTCCGTCCGAATCTCGTGGACGACGGCGCGGGCCACGGTGACCGGCCGGTCGAGGCGCGCGTTCATATCCACTACACGTCACCATCCCGGAAAAACACGACGGCGAGGACAACGACTTTGCCGCCTGCCCGAGGGGTTGTCACTATGACCGTCGTTGCACTTCTCAGCGTCGCACCCGTCAAAGAAGGAAGTATGGCGAGCGAAGTCGCCAAAGCCGTCGCCGCCCTCGACGACTTCGACGTCGAATACGAGACGAATCCGATGGGGACCGTCATCGAAACCGAGGACGTAGACGAACTGTTCGCTGCCGTCAAGGCGGCCCACAAGGCGGTTTCGGGCGACCGCGTGAGCACGTTCCTGAAGATAGACGACAAGCGGACGAAGACCCAGTCCGCCCGCGACAAAGTCGCTGCCGTAGAGCGTGAACTCGGCCACGACGCCCGCAGCGACCGGTAGCCGCGGGCCGCTCGCCGCAGTCTCGAACTGATAAACGGTTTATCCGGCCAGTCGTAACCTGTCTGCATGGAGAGTCTCAATCGGATGACCTTAGAGCTCGTAGACGAGGCGCTCGACTTCGCCGACGAACTGGCGATCGAGGCGTTCGAACTCGACAACGAGGCGACGGTCATCGACTTCGGCGTCGAGGCGCTCGGCGGCATCGAAGCCGGCCTGTTGCTCACGGAGATACAGACCGCGGGCCTCGCGACCGTCCAGACCCGGATGGACGAGGTCGCCGGCGCACCGATGCCCCACGTCGAACTGTCTACCGACCACCCGGCGTTCGCCCTGCTCTGCTCGCAAAAGGCAGGCTGGGAACTCGCCGTCGACGACTTCGAGGGCCTCGGCAGCGGCCCCGCCCGTGCGCTCGTCGCAGAGGAAGACGAGTTTAGCCGGATTGGCTACCGCGACGACTTCGACTTCGCGACCC
This sequence is a window from Haladaptatus sp. QDMS2. Protein-coding genes within it:
- a CDS encoding RNA methyltransferase, whose product is MTVSILVPSSLVREAEDKREATRKIGYVARAATIFNVDRVSIFPDEAGENRWGGDFVETVLRYAATPPYLRKEAWGKRDELQYAGILPPLRTATQTGSESDDSESIRQGIVTEVGPDGRVRVNCGLQHPISLIVPPSMETPDVGERVTIRISSRRPVRAKIVDQAPPGFAVERMDLPEALGREDAGLRIATSRHGEELSVGRLGALAGRIQTDGATIVFGSPDRGLVEILGVEEAEIAAHRSGIWDTDAATPRVEPGAPSRFDLWLNAIPNQGSKTVRTEEALFAVLAYLTLKE
- a CDS encoding mechanosensitive ion channel family protein is translated as MTTGRNYFTVSVLADGYTFMLLQAGFPTVGELFAEYTELFGKVAAFILAFVVVYLIGRFILAPLANRAMDRRGFDDTIANLAEKVVGVLTLFFALAVAFTVAGFGAFLAAFATLGGALALAFGFAAQDLLSNFVAGLFILKDRPFEIGDWIEWEGYAGRVQDIDLRVTRVKTFDNQLITVPNADLANNPLINPVAFDTLRQKFVFGIGYEDDINQATDIIIEEAEKIESILDDPGTTVRVTELGDSAVGLQSRFWIKNPNRADFVKTRSEYVQAVKERFDEEGIDMPYPYRQLTGGVTVDGIPQEVALEADDD
- a CDS encoding YihY/virulence factor BrkB family protein, which codes for MNARLDRPVTVARAVVHEIRTENITFMAGSIAYHAFVSLLPLLLLVTAVISTVGNQTLQDGFLRLMQAVLTENAGNILVEELQTGGASTSVSILGLVVLIWGTLRIFRGLDTAFSDIYETEAENTFFDSLSDGLIVLAAVAVALLVGGWVETSLPEFGSPAVRWVVQRGILVVGLSLAFFPMFYIFPDTDVSVREVLPGVTFAAVGLALFETLFRFYTEFRTDGEGGVVAGIIILLTWLYFSGLVILVGAAINAVLSNRSKDVNIQPVIGGIEPLAKQSDIERSTLTERLSELEELLEREDVEEITVTVDGEQITFPRPLTVTTDTERSPLHLGDGTVGVEVWWSPRED
- a CDS encoding MTH1187 family thiamine-binding protein gives rise to the protein MTVVALLSVAPVKEGSMASEVAKAVAALDDFDVEYETNPMGTVIETEDVDELFAAVKAAHKAVSGDRVSTFLKIDDKRTKTQSARDKVAAVERELGHDARSDR